The Podospora bellae-mahoneyi strain CBS 112042 chromosome 7, whole genome shotgun sequence genomic sequence AGAAAGCCCAAATGCGCCAGAAAATCATGGAGAACCTGGGCCCGCGTGCTGCTCAGTTCCACGGGGATGTACTCGTGTGGCATTTTCAGCAAGAGGCCCTGCGGCAAATGACTGCGAGCCGGCAGaggcaagctcaagctctTGGACAGCAACGAATGGCCAACGGAATGCCGCAGGGCCAACCAGGACAGATGAACCCGAACCAACTCATGATCAACCCACTAGCACAGCAGCCAGTCATGCCGAATGGCCCGATGCTCGGCGCCAACATCGAAACTATACGGAACGAGCGTCAACAAGCTCTGctcgcccagcagcagggaCAGATGGTTGTCCCGGCGAGCAACGGCCAGGCCAGAACTGTTACGCCAGGCCCGATGAACGGGATGCCGGGCGCTCAACCGGGCGTGAACCAAGCTTCTCGACCAATGCCGGCGGGACAGAATTTTGGCGTTCAGCAGCCTGGTGTTGCCCGAGGACCGATGATGGGACACCCGATGCAAGGACAACCGGGCGGTCTCGCCGGGCCCCCTACCACGTCTCAGAGTCCAGCCATGAACACGTTGAACGCGCCGATGCAGCAGCCGCCCGTTCCGATGGGGCATGTGGGGAGACAACCGCCCGTTAACCCAGGTAACCCGGCCATGGGCAGCTTGAACCCGCAATTCAACCATCAGAACAACACACGACCGCCCTCGGCGATGCCAGGTGTTATGAACGGCACGGCGCTGGCCGGAGGTCGAGGAATACCCGAAGGAGCAATGGGCAACTGGAATCAGCAGCAACGGGCGGCCATGATGAGTGGTTTGTCGATGGGCACACCTGGCCAGATGCCTGGGGCACCGGAACAACTCCGAGTCGGCCAGATGAACATGGCGAATCAGGGACCGGGACCGAACGGGCCACCAAACCCGGCAGTGCAGGCCAAGATGTTGGAATACTTGCAAACCCCACACGGCAAGACGGCCATCGACAACATGGACATAGCGCCTGGTGTTTTCGGCATGCTTGCGAACAACGGGACGAATGTGGGGCCAAACATTAAGAAATGGTTTCAGCTCAAGGCCCTGGCAGTCAACAACCCGGCGCAACTGAACATGTTGCAGGCCGTCCAGCATAGGCAGTTCGCAGTAATGTGGAACCAACAACAGAAGAGGCAGCAAGCAAACCAACCCCAAGGCAACCCGGGCGCTCCTTTCCAGCCGCCCCAGCTGCCCCCCGGCGAGGAATATCCCCCGCACGTCGCCCAGCTGACCCCGCAAGAGGTCCAGGCATTTATGAGCAGGAGTGCCAATCATGCGAACCAGAACCCGGCCATGGTCTCGGAGATACTCAGAAGATTGAAGTACACCGACTACGCCAAGAAGATCTGGGAGAAGCacaacaagcagcagcagcagcagcagggaaTCAACAATGCCAATGCTGGCGGCCAAAAGGCTCCGTCACAAATAAtacccccaacacccaccacacaACCAGGTGCCCCTCCGATGGCTCAGCCGAACATGCCGCCAAAGCCCTCGAGCACCCCGGTGGCTCCTCCAGCATCCACGCCGGCCAGACAGACGCCCAAGATTCCTCAACAAccgcaacctcaacagcagtCACAGCCGGCGCCGCAgtcacagcaacagccggGGCAACATGGACCGAACCCTTCCCCCGTGCCCGCCCCCAGGCACAACCTCAAGCGAAAGCCGGACGATTCCGAAGGTGCGGCCCAAGCGAACAATGCCGCTCAACGACCAGCGCCGGGACCTGGAGCTCAGACCAATATCCGTGCACCCCCACCGTTCAAGCCGCTTCCTGAGGAACAGGTTGCGGCCCTGGGGCCGCAGGAAAGGGCCGAGTATGATGCCACCTTGCGACTTCATCAGCGCATCACGGCCATCACCACGGAAGAACAGCTATTCGCCCAAGGGCAGAACGAGGTGCCGGTGCCCATGGACGCAGAACTATTGGGGAAAACCCGCAGGACGCTCCTGGGAGCATTGAGCACCATGAGAGGTGTAAGCGCGTGGTCGCAGGCATGGTTCTTCAAGACCAAGGACGAGGAACGTCTGAGGATTTTCCTTCGAGCAGTACGTATATCCGGATCGAGTCTCTGCATCACGGGAGGCTGACTGACATGTTGTGTAGCGGCACAAACTTTACAGGCAGCTCGTTCCAAACAAGGACGCATCACAGCCGTCAACCATCTTGCGGCCCGTCCTCACCATTTCGCCCCAGGAACTCGACCAGATCCAGCAGATGCTGAAGAACATGGCCACTGACATCAAGACCTATTGCGTACCCTCGCTTGGTCTGCAAAATAGCTGGAGTCAGGCGAACGGCGGGACGCCAACCCAGCGGCCCGCGCAAGCACCCACGCCTCTGAGCCAAGCCAATCTGGAAAAGCAGACACAGGCGTTGAAGCAGGCGCAGAACCGCACGGCCGCGAAGAACGTTGCCGCCCCGGCCGCTCCGACAACCACGCAGCCGCCTTTCTCGTTTGGGGCTCACAAGTCGCCGGCCGGCAATCCGGAATACCTGAGCGAGCCGCTTCTCACACGGGACGGGCTCCAGGCACCACCTGCCaggaagaagcccaagacggGAGCAAACCACAGCTCGCCGCCGGCCATTCAGCCGGGCACTGGCTCCCTGTCGCCCAACGTCAAGGCGCCCTCTCCCGTTGTCAGCCGGAAGCAGGAGCCGGCCAAGACGGCACCCAAATTCATGTGTCCTGAACCCGGTTGCGAGCAAATGTCTGTGGGTTTCGAGAGCGAGGAAGCGCTTGGCATGCacaagcaggaggagcacaTCCGGCCATTCCAAGATCCTGTCGCCTTCATGCGGGAGAACATGGCTGCGGCACTGAAGCTTGACGAACAGGGCAGGCCCGTCTCGGCGCCGAATATGGGTGGCAGTCTTTCCAAGCAAGGCCAGACACCCATGAGCAAGCCTGATCTGGCGGCGACGCCCATGTCTCGCGACGCGTCGATGAGACGACAGGGCAGTGCCGCGGGAGGACGGGAGAGCACGGCGACACCACGGATGGCGGCGAGCACGCCCATGGCGCCGGTGGACGAGATGTGGGCGGGCACGACGATCGACCCGCAGAATCTTTTTGCCGGGCTGGGGCCCACGATAGACGCGACCACGGGCAACATGATGCACGAGTTTGGGACGTATCGATCGATTACGCCCAACGACACGCCCGAGTCGACGGCCAGCAAGGACAGCGGGGTTTCGGAGCCGAATAGCGACATCCTCGAGGGCACCGGGCTGGATATCAACTTGACGTTCCAGAACTTCAACGAGGATGTGCTGATGGACATGAACAGGATCAACATGGATTCGCTGGATAGTTTGGTGGACAGCGACCTGTACGGcccgggtggtggttttggcggcGGGCAGGAGGCGTACCAGTTCACCTTTGAAGACATGACGATGGGGAACGACTTTAGCAAGCCGTTCCAGTTTGACACCAGCGGGTACATGATGGATGCGTCGGTTTAGGTTCTGGATACctaggtgatgatgatgatgatgaagcggAGTGGcagttttatatatataatgTGCATGGGTACATGGTATATCGGAAAAGCTAGCAGGGTTGGTCTGGGCATTCACGAGAAGGGTAGTGTAATACCTcttttctattttttttttccttgtctctctttctctcagCGTCTCTTTATATGAGTGTTGCTGCGGTTTTATCTtcggggaagggagggagttTGGTAATTGTGCGGATTGGGCTATACGGAAGCATTCtatatttctttcttttttttttctctctgtgTCTCGCGGGTCGAATGGACGGTTTCTCTGGTCAGGCAGATAGGGTGATACCCCCCGTGAActtgctttcttttttttttttgtttttttgtttttttttttttcttttttttttgcatcgaggttgaagaaagatggatggatggatggatgtatTTTGGGTGGATTTATTGGATGTATACGAATTGTATATTATACTAGTAACaggggggtttttgggggaCATTGAATGAGAGATCAAAAGTATCACACCATGTGACAATTTGTTTGGCATGTGTTGGAGTTCTAGCCATGTTCCCATTGATGatgcttgctgctgtgggGGGGGGCATCGGGGGTAGAGACGGGAGCGCGCCAATCCATGCAGCAAGACGCGATGATCCACTGTGGGCTGGGTGCCAAGGACTGGGGTCTTTTAGTTGACGTGGAGAATGAGATGTGAACAGGTTTAATGTATTCGGTGTGTGGATGGCAGTGAAAGGGGAACTGATAAACTGCTGTTTGCTCAAGGCTTTTTTCCCCAGGAGTAATCTCAGTTCTTGAACGCGACGAGCTTTGTGTCATACCAAAGACAAGAGGTACGTACCCTCCTAGGTAGCTAGGTACCCGAAGCTTCTCTTTAGGCGCCGCACAGTGGGGTTTTCGTTAGCTTTCGGGGGACAGGGGTTCACTAGTGTAGGTACCTACACCTTGTAGCTCACATTGTTCCTTCAGCACCCACCTGCCATCCACAAGCTTTAAACCGCGACTTGTGTGGTTTTTGGACGCGACTTTTGTGCCCCTCTCACTCACGTCCTACTTATTTACCTTTTGATCTCGTTCCtgtttttccctttccttttctcAACAGATACAAGACGTGTTAAAGGGATTTGGACGCGATTTTGCTTTCAATACCTTACTCGGGGGAAAAGATTGGTGATAGCAATGGACGCCACCacacaaacccaaaccccccgcGTCCCACTCAGCTCTTTGAATCCCAACAACGCGTCTTCGCCAACAAAGAAGAGGATGTTGCAAAGCCCGTTCGAGTCACAGACGAAGATGATGCAAACGCGTACGCCGCCCGAGACggaggtcaagaagagggtgttggctggGACTGGAACAGTCGATTCCTCGCCCACAGCTTCGAGGGCAgtggcggaagaggagagggtggtaaAGAAAGCTAGGTTAAGCGTAtgtccctccccacctttCCATAATTTTCCGGTTATTGACAGACGTAGTactcctcatcaccgcccGCATCAACAGGGTCAGCGTCGTCGGTGTTTTCCAgcccgcaccaccaccacctcctcctcgaggatggtgagggggatgtcTCCATGGTTACCACCATTCCTGATTCAACACctgcaccggcaccggcaccggcaccggcatcggcatcggcatcggtgcagaggaggagtttgacgCGTGAACAGGCTCGTCAGGTATTTTTTTTGTCCAGTAATCcttttttggttgttgttgggcgAATCAGCTAATGGTGTGATGAAGAAAGCGGAAATCTTACGGCTGAGGCTTGGGTTGGCGAATTACAAGGTGAGGACGGGGCAGGAGGATGTTTCGCTGGATcagttggagaggaggctgATGGTGAGGctttggggtggggagggaagggtgAGGGAGCAGGGGGGTGAGAGGTCgtcgcagcaacagcatcagaGATGTGGTTCGCAGCAGATGTTACCGCCGTCGATGTCCAGGGGGACGCATCATCAGAGGAGGAGCAGTGGGGCgggggttgtggaagagaaggaaaattggagggaggggttgtgggaAGTCATGAAAcggagggaggcggagagacaacaacaacaacaacaacagcagcagcagcagcagcagcaactaTCGCAGGAAGataggggggaggagacggagggggagggggaggagttggaactGCCTAGGTTGCcgagggaagagggggataatagggggttggaggctgtgggggggttgttgagtttGGCTAGGGGTTAGCccgagatggtgggaaggggaggtggtggcttgTTTGTTTTCATGGCTTTCATGGCGTTGAAAGGGAGCATACGGACGCATCTTTTGCTTTTCAAATTTTGAACTTGCTAGAGTTTGGGGTTTATTGGGCTTGCTGCACACGCTTCATGTCTGGGGTTTTGTAGGGGGTTATAGATACCAAGCCGGTTTTTtatttgggggggggagggggtttattttattttttttgttcttaTGTTTTTGGTTGCTAAAACGGGAAGTTGCTTCACATGTTGGATTTGACTTTACTTGTTTGTCTTGACTCAAAACTTTGATTCATTTACACACAGGCCACTGCTTTGCTCTCTGTAACTTTGGCTCTGGGGTTCAGCAACATTACTGTGCCCCCTACCCATCGTGAACATTGGCGGCGAGCCGCGTGTGAGTAGTAGTTGTGCTGTCTTTGTGTGTCTGGAATGTGGTTAACCCCCCACGTCCGGCTTGAATGCTCGGCAAAGAATTTCCAACCGAAACATCGACCAGTGTCATTGTTCGGCTCCGAATGAAATCCCACGCGTGAGAAAGTAAGGGAGCTGTCACATTCCCCTCATCTTTGGGGTgcctggtgatggtggtgatggtggtggtggtggtggtggtgttgtcgagaCAGAGTAAGAGACAGGGGGTGGCGGGACCGTTCCAACTGTAAAGACGTTTAAAAATGCAGGAAAgtggtttgcttttttttttttttgtaaaATTCAAAGGGGTTTAGCGGTGTAAATCCCACGTGGCAGCCACGATCTTAGCGGGAGAGGATTAACCGcatttgggaggggagggggccaaCAAAAACTGATGAAACGCGAGATTTTGCGCGTCTAGCTGGATTGTTGCCAAACTattttggggatggtggtggtggtcaaatGGCGGGCAGAGGGGGCAGGGGGTTTGCCAAGCGATGGATGGTGTTTGGTGAGAAGCCCAGGGCTCTGGGGATGGGAGTGGGAAGTGTGGTTTGCGTGGAAGAGAGTGTCGTGTTTGGGGTAAAGAACGGAAAGACGTGGAcaaggttggggggagggggagagaacAGACTGGTAGATAGTTGATACGTCTTGTCGAAGTGGTCAAGATAAGATGCCTTTGAGATGATATTTGGCCTGTTCAATATTTTATAGACCTTGAAAGGTGGTCGCAAAAGCCTCCAAAACAACGTCTAAAAGCATATCTATTCATCTTTTCCAAGGCCTTGACACCACGCGTTGCGGTGTCTACAACGTGTGCTGCTTGGTTCTGAATAATGTGCAATTCACCTGAGAAACATTACACTTTCCAACCGCCCCGCCCCAGAAACTCCTCCAACTCAAcacccacccttccccccttgcCCACCAAagtccccaccaccccccttagctcctcccccgtcatgtccgccaccatccccttctcAAAAGCAGCAAGATACAACCCCCTATCCAGACAACACCCCTTCACTCCCCGGTAAAacaccccttttccctccttCCTGCCCGCACAGAAACGAACAAAACCCCTCCAGATCTCCCCATTCCCTTTCCCGCTCCCCGTGATGGCAGACTCAAAAGCTTTTTTAACCGAGTGGGCACTCCCGTTGTGGACTTCATGCATGATGGCAAACCGCCGGGTGCTGAGGGAGTCATGTCCAGGTTGGAGGGCGATGGTTTGGAGAAGCTCCCTGACTGGATCCTTGACCAACAGGGGGGGTTGTGCCCAGGATAGGAGTTcgaggaagatggtgttggaAGGGAAGAGCTCCAGGTACGAGAGGACAGTTGAACAGAAAAGCGCCGGGCGATAAGGCCCTGTCTGGGAGTGGTGATGTGATAGCCTGCAGGCGGTTTGCAGGAGCTTTTCCAAACAGGGGGTGGATTCTAAAGAGCGGGAGGTGAATTTCTGGGTTATATCTGTGATTGCACCCAGGGCTGATGAGATGTTACCttgggaggacgaggttggttcactgggaggagaggaaggggagaggtaGGCTAGTAAAAGGAGACTCTCTGcgtgggcggcggcggtggggagggagagggaagaaagggaaaagtcgagggtggtggagaatTGAGACCGAGCTCTGAGGAGcgttgctggggaggggggagaggagacgGAGGGATCGACTGAGCGGCAGAGGGTCGTCAGGGCGAGGTCGttgcgggaggagaggaggtggagccAGGTTTGGGTGTTGAACAAGAGCTGgctgttggggaggttggtggctgaGTCGAGGATTTTGAAAGCGAGTTCCGGATTGTTGTTGGAGTACTCCATCAAGGCGTAGGCGTTGtagaggggggtgttggtggtatATTTCTTGAGCAGAGTTTTGGCAAcctttttggtggttttggcgtcGGTGTTGAGCCAGACCATGGCGAGGTAGATTTCTGCTAGGTCTTCACGGTGGTGGTCTGTGACTAGTCCTTCGAGCGTGGCTAGCACCCATGGGAGGTCGAGTTGGGTTTCTtcaggggggtgggttttgtcCCAGGAGTCCAGGCATTTGAACCAGCCCTCCCTGGTGAAGAGAAGCTCGGGTGAGGTGACCATGTCACCGCCTTGTTGAGCGAATTCAGGGGGGCGTTTTGACAGATCACCATCCACGCTCTTCATGATTTGTCCCTCGCCTCTCCCCCAAGGCCGGAAAGCCTGGCTTTTGGGAGCCAAGAATGGATCTCGCCGCCAGTCCTTCACAAACGGTTCCTCACAGCCGGAGGGAATCCCAACAAACACCCCaaacgcctccaccaccaattTCTTCGCAGTGTCCAAAACCCCGGCCGGGAACCAGACGACAAAGTCCTTGATATCCCcccacatcaccaccctaAACggatcctcatcaaccccctcatccagcGTCCTCGCcggcatcctcgtcttcgcaGCCCGCTTCGTTTCCACAGCCGCCCAGAGCTGGTACGGATCTTTATaatcctcaacatcaaccccagcTCTTTTGTCCTCAAACCTTGGATCAGGCGGCaactcatcccccccacTCTCAACAaaacacctccaccccctcgccccctcctccccaaacctcgcAACTTCACTCTCCCAAAACTCTTCAAACCCCTCCGCCGATGTCGCCGTGCCGGGCCGGCAAAACGTCATCTCCAACAACGCCTGCCAAGAAGCCACCGCCCGCTCGGTATACCCAGCCTCGAACAACAGCTTTGTCAGGCGTAAAAAGACATAGACAATCTGCCGgcacacctcccccctttcatccccctcctccaccccaaccaacccccttgaCAAACCCGCCAGCTTCTCAACAAACACATCCCTCATCCTGTCCACCGTACACgaccccaccctccccatctcccaacccaccctcgCGCGCCACAGCTCAAAACTCCCGTCCGGTGCTACGCCATACTTTTGCGGGAGACTCTCCCACTTTTTCGCAGCGGTTTTGTCATCCCATATGTTAAGCCCCGTGGTCATCATGCCTAGGATCAGAACCTCCTTTTCACCACCAGATCGAGATGGCAGATGGGCAAGCGCTTCCTGATAAAGCGACAGCTTCAACTCGGCAAGGGCGATGGTTTCATTGCCTGTCCGGGGACGGGAATGGCCAACGTCTTGGGCAAAGAGGGTGTCTTGCAGGGAGATCAGCCGGAGCCAGGAGGGGATGTCGGCGGGTGAGGAGCGGAGGTGGCGGGTGAGGGTGACGGATTCTTTTCTGGCAGAAGAAagctcttttttctcttgttttggGGATGAGGTCTCCGAATCTGAAGACTCAGACTCGGAGTCtgatgggggaggtttggCCTTGCCGTAAATAGACCTGTAGTCTGGCTTTCGGTCCTGTTGATCCTCCGggtctgatgatgaggggctTTCCCGGCTGCGTTTTcgctttttggaggaggggggtgtcaAAGAGATGAACTGGtctgttggtgagggaggtggtttggtggaggaCCTGATCCGGCGAGATTTGGCACGTCGGATTTGTGAGAGGAGGGCTTTGTCCCTGAAGGCCGAACCCAGACCCTcgcgggagaaggagagagaaaataAATCTCTGGGGCCGTcacggtggaggatgagatggcCTCTTGACCCTAGGATTTTGCCATGGCCAGAGCGGTGGTAGGCTGGGATCTTGGAGCGGTCGTTGCCGCTGTAacggaggatgagagggtCGCCTTTTTTGTCAATGAAGAAGTTGTCGCTGAGAGTCTTGGGCTGGTCCGAACCCTCTCTTGAGCTATGGTGCTGCTCCCTGTCTTTGGGCCTTTTCCTGTCTCGATCTCGGTCTCTCTCACAGTGCCTGTCCCGTTCTTtctccccattcccatccctgCTCCCACTTCGTCTTCTGTCTCCGTCCCTCTCACGATCCCGACGACGTTCATCTCCCCGATTCCGAGAATCACGGCGTCTCTCACGGTGACGGCCATCATGCCCCCTTTTGGATTCCCCACCGGGGTCCCCGTGCCGGTCTCTGACAGATTTCCGCGCCTCCCCCGATGCGGGCCCTGCTTCGGGCTCGGGTGTGGGTTTCGGCTGGAAGGATCCGAACTTGGGCACGGCGCGTTGCCGTTTCTGCTCCTCTTTTGACGACATCGTACGAACTGATGCTGTACtacttcttctctcctctcctctcctctcctctcctctcctctcctctcctctcctctcctctcctctcctctcctctcctctcctctcctctcctctcctctcctctcctcgccTCGCCTCTCCTcgcctctcctctccttcccccgcTTAGCCTCCTGGTGTTTGTGATTGAGTCATGCAAACACGCGACGTTTGAGTTGAGTGTcggatgatggagatggggtaTGTATGGGGCTTGacatgaaaaagaaaagaagcccGTCTATTCTGTCGGTAGATAAATAATTGGTGTCGTTTTCAACCAACCGTTACACTCCAACAGGCCGCCCGTTGGAtttgtttgttggtgctggtaCTGGATCACTGTGAGATTCCCGAGTGTCACTGGCATTTCCCCAGCTTTCAGGCCTCGATTGCCTGCCGGGAGGGACCCTTTACCGCAACAGTCGCGGCACCGGCGCCTAAAAAAAGATGACCAATGACAGACGCAGGATGCGCAATCGGGGGGACCACTATGACATAGCGTGTTTCCCCCCCGACAGAACAACACCGGCTCCGGGTTCCTGGACCGAGACGGCCGCTTTGTTCCCGTATGATCAGGTAGTTGGCATTGACTGATTGACTGACAAGTGAATGAGAGTGATATTGAAACCAGATCATACAGTCCAAAGCAgggaagaaggctgccaGAAAAGCAAATCATCTGAGCAAGCACCGCCGCGAGCCTATGACGCCAAGTGAGACACTCGCTGTATGCACAGTGGAGCACCACctaacaccaccacctccaacaggGACTCGATAAACTGGGGGCTTAGCCATCCATCCAACATCTgcttccccccaaccaccacctacctaccgaACTGACCAGAATTCCGGGTGAACAAAGCCGCCCACATTGCGGCGGAGgtgcttttcttcttttctccttcctctctttttgAAGAAAATGTGTTGGATAGGCTAGTTGCTTGTGTttcctgctccttctttttttctccggCTTTTTCCTTCCCTCACGCGATATACTGCCGTGTCACAACACCCGTCGGAAACCCGCATCCTGCACCTACCCGTCCAGGTCTCATGGCCCTCCAACTCGAAAACTAATACCGACGCAATCTCAAATCTCGATTTCCTGATTTAACCTACCCTCTTCAAACCGGGCAAGCAAGCAGCGACCTGAACAAGTCCTGcgcctgccgccgccgctgccgccgatCGTCttatcaacaacaccacctgacacctcatcatctccactGTCATCATGACAGGAAGGAGACACACCCCGCGCCTGCGGGACGTCTTCCGAGATGCCTCCGGAGGGACCGATAcagacagcaacaacaacagcagcaacaacaacgaagAATCAAATCAACCCTCCCAATCATCCCaatacctctccctccccagctccccaacctccttccGCCGGCCCCGCATCATGTCCCGTCGACCGTCCAACTCGGAGGGCGTGCCGGACGAGCGCACCTCCCTGCTCGGCGCGAACCGGACGTCGCGGATAAGGATCGCGAGTGCGCATGGGTCACCTAGGGTGCCGCATCTGTCTAGGAACCAGAGCTACGCCGGTGTGTCCCCCTCCTTACGTTGCCCTTTGGCAGTCATCACTGACGGTGCTATCTCCAGACAGTGTCAAatcccaccgccaccactCCCGCGCCAACTCGTGGGGCTCCCGCCTCATCCAAGCCCTAGGCGACAGGCAAGAATCCTACGGCGGCATCGCCgactccaaatcctccctctATCCCGACGACCGCGTCTGGTACGATCAATTCACCTCGACCGACTGGGTCCACGACTCCATCGCCGACGCCTACCGCGTCAAGGCCCTCAGGCAGAGAAAAGATTTCTGGGGGAGGGTTTATGTTCTTTTTGACGGGGCTCAAGGTTGGATCCTGAGCGCCTTGGTCGGGTTCATCGTTGCGGTGCTGGCTTACGCGGTGAACGTGAGCGAGGCGACGGTGTTTGACTTCAAGGATGGGTATTGCCAAAAGGGGTGGTTGATCAACGAAAAGAGGTGCTGCCCTCACGGGCCTTGCGTTGACTGGAGGGATTGGGGCGAGGTGTTGAATGGGTGGCCGTTTGGCAAGGATTGGACCGAGTGGTTTGTTTACATTGTCATGGTGATCGCTTTGGCGGTGGCGTCTTGTCTGATGACGCTGACGACCAAGACGGTCGTGCCTTCGGCGTATCGGCTCACGACGCTGGATGAGAACCTGGCGGCGGAGAATGCTGCGCACATGGGGGATCACGATAATGACGATGGTGCTAACATCAGCCCGCGCCACTCGTGTGTCGATGGGCAGGGGTCATCGTCTGCGGAGAGCGCGCCCATGATTTACTACTCCGCCGCCGGGAGTGGTGTCGCCGAGGTGAGGGTCATCCTCAGCGGTTTTGTTCTTCACGGCTTCTTGGGTCTCAAGACGTTGCTGATCAAGAGCTTGGGGTTGATCCTCAGTGTGGCGTCTGGTTTGTCGCTTGGCAAAGAAGGGCCGTATGTGCATATCGCGACCTGTGTCGGGAATATCGCTTGCAGATTGTTTAGCAAGTATGACCGGAACGACgccaagaggagggaggtccTTTCTGCTGCCGCGGCGGCCGGTGTGGCGGTCGCTTTTGGCGCGCCGCTGGGGGGCGTGCtgtttgggctggaggaggttgcgTATTTCTTTCCCGCCAAGACGCTGTTTAGGACGTTTTTCTGCTGCATCACGGCGGCGTTGACGCTCAAGTTTCTGAACCCCTACGGCACGCACAAGATTGTCATGTTTCAGGTGAGGTATCTGGTGGATTGGGAGTATTTCGAGATTGGGAGCTTCATCCtggtgggggttttgggaggAGCGGCGGGAGCGTTGTTCATCAAGGCTTCGAGGCGCTGGGCCAAGACGTTCAGGCGGATTCCCGTCATCAAGTCGTACCCgctgctggaggtggtgctggtggcttTTGTGACGGGGTTGATTGGGTACTGGAACGTGTTTACAAAGTTGCCGGTGGCGAAGTTGCTGTACAACCTGGCGGCGCCGTGCGATGACCGGGATAACAACCTGGAGGATCTGGGGTTGTGTCcggagagggcggaggacATCCCGCCCGTGTTGAGGGATTTGCTGACGGCTTTTTTGATCAAGGGGTTCTTGACCATCATCACGTTTGGTATCAAGGTGCCGGCGGGGATTTATGTGCCgtccatggtggtgggggggttgatggggaggacgaTTGGGCACGTGGTGCagtggtgggtgatggcgACGAG encodes the following:
- a CDS encoding hypothetical protein (EggNog:ENOG503NXW3; COG:A) translates to MAANIPPQMVPNHMMLLQQQQQQQQRAKSQQQQQQINQLVMTYVVNTQPEAAPNTWQSAMTHNERYGKTLNLVTNVILAMSTGNFTAVFQHATDFEKKAWLSSENKAMYDRALQGKIDEMVARRQGNTQQLQNQLQQQQQQQQQQQQHHQQQQQRQQQHQQQQMLMNQMAAARMGPTGQPGFPGMQNPMQVPQGPPQAQLGMGLAGNPQNRPGQPPFGMQMGQPARPMGPMGQLQPNEINAVNEVAQRLMSQVPEPQKAQMRQKIMENLGPRAAQFHGDVLVWHFQQEALRQMTASRQRQAQALGQQRMANGMPQGQPGQMNPNQLMINPLAQQPVMPNGPMLGANIETIRNERQQALLAQQQGQMVVPASNGQARTVTPGPMNGMPGAQPGVNQASRPMPAGQNFGVQQPGVARGPMMGHPMQGQPGGLAGPPTTSQSPAMNTLNAPMQQPPVPMGHVGRQPPVNPGNPAMGSLNPQFNHQNNTRPPSAMPGVMNGTALAGGRGIPEGAMGNWNQQQRAAMMSGLSMGTPGQMPGAPEQLRVGQMNMANQGPGPNGPPNPAVQAKMLEYLQTPHGKTAIDNMDIAPGVFGMLANNGTNVGPNIKKWFQLKALAVNNPAQLNMLQAVQHRQFAVMWNQQQKRQQANQPQGNPGAPFQPPQLPPGEEYPPHVAQLTPQEVQAFMSRSANHANQNPAMVSEILRRLKYTDYAKKIWEKHNKQQQQQQGINNANAGGQKAPSQIIPPTPTTQPGAPPMAQPNMPPKPSSTPVAPPASTPARQTPKIPQQPQPQQQSQPAPQSQQQPGQHGPNPSPVPAPRHNLKRKPDDSEGAAQANNAAQRPAPGPGAQTNIRAPPPFKPLPEEQVAALGPQERAEYDATLRLHQRITAITTEEQLFAQGQNEVPVPMDAELLGKTRRTLLGALSTMRGVSAWSQAWFFKTKDEERLRIFLRARHKLYRQLVPNKDASQPSTILRPVLTISPQELDQIQQMLKNMATDIKTYCVPSLGLQNSWSQANGGTPTQRPAQAPTPLSQANLEKQTQALKQAQNRTAAKNVAAPAAPTTTQPPFSFGAHKSPAGNPEYLSEPLLTRDGLQAPPARKKPKTGANHSSPPAIQPGTGSLSPNVKAPSPVVSRKQEPAKTAPKFMCPEPGCEQMSVGFESEEALGMHKQEEHIRPFQDPVAFMRENMAAALKLDEQGRPVSAPNMGGSLSKQGQTPMSKPDLAATPMSRDASMRRQGSAAGGRESTATPRMAASTPMAPVDEMWAGTTIDPQNLFAGLGPTIDATTGNMMHEFGTYRSITPNDTPESTASKDSGVSEPNSDILEGTGLDINLTFQNFNEDVLMDMNRINMDSLDSLVDSDLYGPGGGFGGGQEAYQFTFEDMTMGNDFSKPFQFDTSGYMMDASV
- a CDS encoding hypothetical protein (EggNog:ENOG503P9K9; COG:S), producing the protein MDATTQTQTPRVPLSSLNPNNASSPTKKRMLQSPFESQTKMMQTRTPPETEVKKRVLAGTGTVDSSPTASRAVAEEERVVKKARLSYSSSPPASTGSASSVFSSPHHHHLLLEDGEGDVSMVTTIPDSTPAPAPAPAPASASASVQRRSLTREQARQKAEILRLRLGLANYKVRTGQEDVSLDQLERRLMVRLWGGEGRVREQGGERSSQQQHQRCGSQQMLPPSMSRGTHHQRRSSGAGVVEEKENWREGLWEVMKRREAERQQQQQQQQQQQQQQLSQEDRGEETEGEGEELELPRLPREEGDNRGLEAVGGLLSLARG